One window from the genome of Cuculus canorus isolate bCucCan1 chromosome 12, bCucCan1.pri, whole genome shotgun sequence encodes:
- the CA12 gene encoding carbonic anhydrase 12 yields MCVFYLPHIYKGISSECRETCEMSEYSKSFLEMSAKSFSIVTVSTVLIFFLKVQPSIQAPLNGSKWSYVGPDGEKAWAMKYPFCGGVFQSPIDFHKDILQYDSNLLPLEFIGYNVPSTDHFTLTNNGHSVKMYLSPTMYIRNLPFEYTASQLHLHWGNRNKSEGSEHTVSGKHFAAELHIVHYNSEKYPDITAAMDKADGLAVLAILLEIGPFNPSYEKIFRHFRNVKYKDQVVQVPGFNIQELLPDRLDEYYRYEGSLTTPPCYPSVLWTVFRHAVKISQEQLLALETAMYCTERDDPEPLEMVNNFRNVQEFHERQVFISFREGFVVSAVIACVLGVLFILAIAFWLLRRKSCKMGGEDNRGTIYKPGMYKEEEDISKL; encoded by the exons atgtgtgtgttctATTTGCCACATATCTACAAGGGAATTTCTTCAGAGTGCAGAGAAACCTGTGAAATGTCAGAATATTCTAAATCTTTCCTTGAGATGTCAGCCAAGAGCTTCAGTATAGTCACAGTCTCTACtgtgcttattttcttcctaaaggtACAACCCTCAATACAAGCGCCGTTGAATG GGTCAAAATGGTCTTATGTTG GTCCTGATGGAGAGAAGGCCTGGGCAATGAAATACCCATTTTGTGGAGGAGTATTCCAATCGCCTATAGATTTCCACAAAGATATTCTCCAGTATGACTCTAATCTCTTGCCTTTAGAATTCATAGGCTATAATGTGCCCTCCACTGACCACTTTACATTGACCAATAATGGTCATTCAG TGAAAATGTATCTGTCACCTACTATGTACATCAGAAACCTCCCGTTTGAATACACTGCATCTCAGCTTCACCTACACTGGGGGAACAGAAACAAGTCAGAAGGCTCAGAGCACACAGTCAGTGGGAAGCATTTTGCAGCAGAG CTGCATATCGTACACTATAACTCTGAGAAATATCCAGATATAACAGCAGCAATGGACAAGGCAGATGGACTGGCGGTTTTGGCTATTCTCCTTGAG ATTGGACCCTTCAACCCATCCTATGAAAAGATCTTCAGGCACTTCCGGAACGTGAAATATAAGG ATCAGGTGGTCCAAGTTCCCGGTTTCAATATTCAAGAACTGCTTCCAGACAGACTGGATGAGTACTATCGCTATGAAGGGTCCCTGACAACTCCTCCTTGCTACCCTAGTGTTCTCTGGACAGTTTTCCGACACGCCGTTAAAATTTCTCAGGAGCAG TTACTGGCACTGGAAACAGCCATGTACTGCACAGAGAGAGATGACCCAGAGCCCCTGGAAATGGTTAACAACTTCCGAAATGTTCAGGAATTTCATGAAAGACAGGTTTTTATCTCCTTCCGTGAAG GTTTTGTTGTGTCTGCTGTAATAGCCTGCGTTCTGGGAGTTCTCTTCATTCTTGCCATAGCCTTCTGGctgctgaggaggaaaag ctgCAAAATGGGAGGCGAAGACAACAGAGGAACCATCTACAAACCAGGCATGTATAAAGAGGAAGAAGACATCTCCAAACTTTGA